A genome region from Brassica oleracea var. oleracea cultivar TO1000 chromosome C2, BOL, whole genome shotgun sequence includes the following:
- the LOC106323310 gene encoding uncharacterized protein LOC106323310: MKSHYTNTIYAVFVLFCLLITSASAQSLIREYTDDLKTTPQQENGAKTDTNLGEAHYLDKDDDLEISSRDYKVPLSNQVTGMRDRPPMSYSLKIESFNTILQSQERDRYRSGPFSVGGYNWSLIVFPNGNRHDGGSGFISLYVAIDNSTLVFSHQEVIADLRVYVFSRSARQYFTMQAAHVWRFNVFKTMWGFPRVMSLAAFRDPRNGYLFNGDHCEFGVDVTFPTTFQRSELFTVARNFPNPRFTWTIQRFSTLLGDTYLSDAFSIGGRNWNIQLYPTGFSTGEGRFLSMYLVLNANESLRPYESIYVRAQLRVLNQLASPHWRTIDRPINHWINRPGPGLGWGYPEFISLADLRDSRRGYLVNDTLRVQVEILAVSSTRIHYNYVNKKLVKWVGAYDNAKRMQQSGWSEDDLLAKAHELYSSAGNGTFKYMKEWIDVHDQPRYGSKVGENTGSGSSGSKRAHESDSNFVGPSARPMGRDAAKKKSKRKGKGAFLEVVNEDFNEFMKMKAQESEHLEKLAMLQEEANLRQKEATQRKYDANELMKEKTHAKKMKIWLKLSEKDCLNDHSRELLQQLSHDLFGK; encoded by the exons ATGAAGAGTCACTACACAAACACCATTTATGCTGTTTTTGTCTTATTTTGTCTCTTGATCACATCTGCCTCTGCACAATCCCTCATACGAGAATACACTGATGACCTAAAGACAACTCCACAGC AGGAGAATGGAGCAAAAACAGACACAAACCTGGGAGAAGCGCATTACTTAGATAAAGATGACGACCTAGAGATATCCTCACGTGATTATAAAGTCCCACTTTCAAACCAAGTGACGGGTATGAGAGATCGTCCTCCAATGTCTTACTCTCTCAAAATTGAGTCTTTTAACACGATCCTTCAGTCGCAAGAAAGAGACAGATACAGATCTGGTCCTTTTTCGGTTGGTGGATACAACTG GTCACTTATTGTGTTCCCCAACGGGAACAGGCATGATGGTGGTTCAGGGTTTATTTCTCTTTACGTAGCCATAGACAACTCGACTCTAGTCTTTTCACATCAAGAGGTTATCGCGGATCTCAGGGTTTACGTATTTAGTAGGAGCGCGAGGCAATACTTCACCATGCAAG CTGCACATGTATGGCGATTCAATGTTTTCAAAACGATGTGGGGATTCCCTCGGGTCATGTCTCTTGCTGCTTTCAGAGACCCGAGAAACGGATACCTCTTCAATGGAGATCACTGCGAGTTTGGTGTTGATGTGACTTTTCCTACTACCTTTCAAAGATCAGAACTTTTTACCGTCGCTAGGAATTTTCCTAACCCCAGGTTCACCTGGACTATTCAGAGGTTCTCCACGCTGCTCGGAGATACTTATTTATCTGATGCGTTCTCCATCGGAGGAAGAAATTG GAATATACAATTGTATCCAACTGGCTTTTCAACGGGGGAGGGAAGATTCTTGTCCATGTATCTTGTTCTTAATGCGAACGAGAGCCTCAGACCCTACGAGAGTATTTATGTTCGAGCCCAGCTTAGAGTTCTTAACCAACTTGCCTCTCCCCACTGGAGAACCATCGACAGGCCAA TCAATCATTGGATCAATCGTCCAGGACCAGGATTAGGTTGGGGTTACCCTGAGTTTATCTCTCTAGCTGATCTCAGGGATTCACGGAGAGGTTATCTCGTGAATGACACGTTGAGGGTTCAAGTAGAAATATTAGCAGTTTCTTCAACCAG GATTCACTACAACTACGTGAATAAAAAGTTAGTCAAATGGGTTGGTGCATACGATAACGCTAAACGTATGCAACAAAGCGGGTGGTCGGAAGATGATCTATTGGCGAAAGCACATGAATTATATTCAAGTGCTGGCAATGGGACTTTCAAATATATGAAAGAATGGATTGATGTCCATGATCAACCACGTTATGGTAGCAAGGTAGGAGAAAATACTGGCTCTGGAAGCAGTGGATCAAAGAGAGCTCATGAGAGTGACTCCAACTTTGTAGGACCTAGCGCTCGTCCAATGGGAAGGGATGCAGCTAAGAAAAAGTCTAAAAGAAAGGGTAAGGGTGCATTTTTGGAAGTGGTCAACGAAGATTTTAATGAATTCATGAAAATGAAAGCACAAGAGTCGGAACACTTGGAAAAGTTAGCCATGTTGCAGGAAGAGGCAAACCTAAGGCAAAAGGAGGCAACCCAAAGGAAATATGACGCAAATGAATTGATGAAAGAAAAGACTCATGCTAAGAAGATGAAGATATGGCTGAAGCTAAGTGAAAAGGATTGTCTCAATGACCACAGCAGAGAGCTGTTGCAGCAGTTGAGCCATGACTTATTTGGAAAGTAA
- the LOC106323311 gene encoding F-box protein At1g30790-like, producing the protein MKDSQMPLSPPPRSDLDHADNSTTDIPHDLIVEILSRLPVKPLMRFQSVSKLWFSAIRTKNFVDSFLTRSKTKPRLLLPFMHLDPTKRFILSAPEHNSKEDVDKSSSTVTLRHYMTISDPVYYTMSRPVNGLICCMRDGSIAVCNPATRQIVKLPDVTRNRRCIHAFLGYDPVEDQYKVLCVMMTRFDWSRPHEQDIQQEHLVCTETSSEKQEWRKIENITIDIYRTVIGGGMCIAGAIYYEVRQSRIVRFDVRTETIMLIKAPEESNFSRTFPSSLLNYNGKLGGVEYDYKSVMRLWILEDAEKQEWSSMTSVLPSQLKCFLGSHVVSKGDVPTGDLMVFYPWSWSWSSKPFCVCYYDFKKESIIRKVEVVVDGDLRRIHGIGEKKCQFGCYPGYFENIRFL; encoded by the coding sequence ATGAAAGATTCACAAATGCCTCTCTCACCACCACCACGAAGTGACCTAGATCATGCTGATAACTCCACAACAGACATCCCTCATGATCTCATCGTTGAGATACTCTCTCGGCTACCAGTAAAACCCCTCATGCGATTCCAATCAGTCTCAAAGCTGTGGTTCTCTGCCATCCGCACCAAAAACTTCGTTGACTCGTTCCTGACTAGGTCAAAAACTAAGCCTCGTCTCCTTTTGCCTTTCATGCACTTAGACCCCACAAAACGTTTCATATTATCCGCTCCTGAACACAATAGCAAGGAGGATGTCGACAAGTCCTCATCCACAGTCACTCTCAGACACTACATGACGATCTCGGATCCCGTCTACTACACCATGTCCCGACCCGTGAACGGTCTGATTTGTTGCATGCGTGATGGATCGATCGCAGTCTGTAATCCGGCCACTAGACAAATTGTGAAACTGCCAGATGTTACACGCAACAGAAGATGCATACATGCATTTCTTGGCTATGATCCAGTCGAAGATCAATACAAAGTGTTGTGTGTCATGATGACGAGATTCGATTGGTCCCGCCCTCACGAACAAGATATCCAACAGGAGCATTTAGTTTGCACAGAGACATCATCTGAGAAACAAGAGTGGAGAAAGATTGAGAACATCACCATAGATATTTATCGTACCGTCATCGGCGGAGGGATGTGCATTGCTGGCGCTATATACTACGAAGTTCGACAGTCAAGGATAGTTAGATTCGATGTAAGAACTGAGACTATTATGTTAATTAAAGCACCTGAAGAGTCAAATTTCTCGAGAACATTCCCTTCCAGTCTTTTAAATTACAATGGAAAATTGGGAGGTGTAGAGTATGATTACAAAAGCGTTATGAGATTGTGGATTCTTGAGGATGCTGAGAAGCAGGAATGGTCGAGCATGACGTCTGTGTTGCCTTCTCAATTAAAATGTTTCCTTGGGAGTCACGTAGTGTCTAAAGGAGATGTTCCTACCGGCGATCTTATGGTGTTTTATCCATGGTCATGGTCATGGTCATCTAAGCCATTTTGTGTTTGCTATTATGATTTTAAGAAAGAGAGTATAATAAGAAAAGTCGAGGTAGTGGTGGATGGTGATTTAAGACGTATCCATGGGATCGGTGAGAAAAAATGTCAGTTCGGATGTTATCCAGGTTACTTTGAGAATATTAGGTTTTTGTGA